One window from the genome of Acuticoccus sp. I52.16.1 encodes:
- a CDS encoding ABC transporter permease has protein sequence MADAATGALAPAPPRWRRTMRRHPTIVWGGAILLAIALAGVFAPYALTVDPRQVFPLDRLKGPSLEHWFGTDMLGRDIYSRTIYGARISLMIGFSVALCSVALGLVFGLVAGSNRLADSLLMRVLDGFMAIPPVLLAIALMAVNGAGIGNVVLALTVAETPRVARLVRGVVLSLREQPFIEAAVASGATYTTILVRHMVPNTVAPLLVQGSYVCAAAMLLEAVLSFIGAGTPPDVPSWGNIMAEGRAYFTLAPQIILFPGLFLSLTVLAVNLIGDGLRDALDPRLSRQL, from the coding sequence ATGGCCGACGCAGCCACCGGGGCGCTCGCCCCCGCGCCACCGCGCTGGCGCCGCACCATGCGCCGGCACCCGACGATCGTGTGGGGCGGGGCGATCCTCCTCGCCATCGCGCTCGCCGGCGTCTTCGCGCCCTACGCGCTCACCGTCGACCCGCGACAGGTGTTCCCGCTCGACCGGCTCAAGGGCCCGTCGCTGGAGCATTGGTTCGGGACCGACATGCTGGGCCGCGACATCTACAGCCGCACCATCTACGGCGCGCGCATCTCGCTGATGATCGGATTCTCGGTGGCGCTGTGCAGCGTGGCGCTGGGGCTCGTCTTCGGCCTCGTCGCCGGCAGCAATCGCCTCGCCGACTCGCTGCTGATGCGCGTGCTGGACGGGTTCATGGCGATCCCCCCGGTGCTCCTCGCCATCGCGCTGATGGCGGTCAACGGCGCCGGCATCGGCAACGTCGTCCTGGCGCTGACGGTCGCCGAGACGCCGCGCGTCGCCCGCCTGGTGCGCGGCGTCGTCCTCTCCCTGCGCGAGCAGCCGTTCATCGAGGCCGCGGTCGCCTCGGGCGCCACCTACACCACCATCCTGGTGCGCCACATGGTGCCCAATACCGTCGCACCGCTGCTGGTGCAGGGGAGCTACGTCTGCGCCGCGGCGATGCTCCTCGAGGCGGTGCTCTCCTTCATCGGCGCCGGCACGCCGCCGGACGTGCCGAGCTGGGGCAACATCATGGCCGAGGGGCGCGCCTACTTCACCCTCGCGCCGCAGATCATCCTCTTTCCCGGCCTCTTCCTGTCGCTCACCGTGCTCGCCGTGAACCTCATCGGCGACGGGCTGCGCGACGCCCTCGACCCGCGCCTGTCGCGCCAGCTGTGA
- a CDS encoding ABC transporter permease: MLAYIARRLVATIPTMLIVALIVFSLLYFSAGDPAAIVAGDMATGDEIAQIRARMGLDDPFLVRFADWVLAALQGDLGNSLYSNRPVTQLILQRVEPTAVLTLTTMLLVIVVSVPLGVLAAWQAGRFADRAVMAFAVLGFSVPVFVVAYILIWVFSVWLGVLPVQGYVSPFEDPVGAVRHMVLPSLALGLTLMALVSRITRASMLDVLSQDYIRTARAKGMAERPMLTRHALKNAAVPIVTVIGLGVAMLIGGVVITETVFAIPGMGRLTVDAILRRDFPVIQGVILVFSAVYVLINLLVDLSYCLFDPRIRY; this comes from the coding sequence ATGCTGGCCTACATCGCCCGCCGCCTCGTCGCGACGATCCCCACCATGTTGATCGTGGCACTGATCGTCTTCTCGCTGCTCTACTTCAGTGCCGGCGACCCGGCCGCGATCGTCGCCGGCGACATGGCGACGGGCGATGAGATCGCCCAGATCCGCGCCCGCATGGGTCTCGACGACCCGTTCCTGGTGCGCTTCGCCGACTGGGTGCTCGCCGCGTTGCAGGGCGACCTCGGCAACTCGCTCTACAGCAACCGGCCGGTGACGCAGCTCATCCTGCAGCGCGTCGAGCCGACGGCGGTGCTGACGCTCACCACCATGCTGCTCGTCATCGTCGTCTCCGTGCCGCTGGGCGTGCTGGCGGCGTGGCAGGCCGGGCGGTTCGCCGACCGGGCGGTGATGGCGTTCGCGGTGCTGGGCTTCTCGGTCCCGGTCTTCGTGGTCGCCTACATTCTCATCTGGGTGTTCTCGGTATGGCTGGGCGTCCTGCCGGTGCAGGGCTACGTCAGCCCGTTCGAGGATCCGGTCGGCGCGGTGCGGCACATGGTGCTCCCCTCTCTGGCGCTGGGGCTGACCTTGATGGCGCTCGTCTCGCGCATCACTCGCGCCTCGATGCTGGACGTCCTGTCGCAGGATTATATCCGCACCGCACGCGCCAAGGGGATGGCCGAGCGGCCGATGCTGACGCGGCACGCGCTGAAGAACGCCGCGGTGCCGATCGTCACCGTCATCGGGCTGGGCGTCGCGATGCTGATCGGCGGCGTCGTCATCACCGAGACGGTGTTCGCCATCCCCGGCATGGGGCGCCTCACGGTCGACGCCATCCTGCGGCGCGACTTCCCCGTCATCCAGGGCGTGATCCTCGTGTTCTCCGCGGTCTACGTGCTGATCAACCTCCTGGTCGACCTCAGCTACTGCCTCTTCGACCCGAGGATCCGCTACTGA
- a CDS encoding phosphotriesterase: MTDLSHGRIETVLGPIAPEALGPTLMHEHLLCNIVPPAKRGNPTPPEAVTLENTFDLNYGRSGAPKVPIQDKDVAIREVDWMKAAGGNAIVELTIGGLEPDPEGLRDIAKATGTHIVMGCGHYVHGYQDAANYERDIDSFATEMVEQVTKGLWGTDVKAGLIGEIGCESPWVDLEKRVMAGAIIAQRETGACVNVHPGRQEDHPMEVVEFFREHDGDLTRLIISHIDRTIHDDDRLKQLADTGLILEWDLFGQENAYYAPNPTVQLPNDAKRLRDIRMLIDRGHLDQIVISHDICFATRLQSYGGHGYGHIYRNVIPMMREMGWTEAEIDAVMVGNPRRLLTIQ; this comes from the coding sequence ATGACTGACCTGTCCCACGGCCGGATCGAGACCGTCCTCGGCCCCATCGCCCCCGAAGCGCTCGGCCCGACGCTGATGCACGAGCACCTCCTGTGCAACATCGTCCCGCCCGCCAAGCGGGGGAACCCGACCCCGCCCGAAGCGGTCACCCTGGAGAATACGTTCGACCTCAACTACGGCCGCTCCGGCGCGCCCAAGGTGCCGATCCAGGACAAGGACGTCGCCATCCGCGAGGTGGACTGGATGAAGGCGGCCGGCGGCAACGCCATCGTCGAACTGACCATCGGCGGCCTGGAGCCCGATCCGGAGGGCCTGCGCGACATCGCCAAGGCCACCGGCACGCACATCGTCATGGGTTGCGGCCACTACGTCCACGGCTACCAGGACGCCGCCAACTACGAGCGCGACATCGACAGCTTCGCCACCGAGATGGTCGAGCAGGTCACCAAGGGCCTGTGGGGGACGGACGTGAAGGCCGGGCTGATCGGCGAGATCGGCTGCGAGTCGCCCTGGGTCGACCTCGAGAAGCGTGTCATGGCCGGCGCCATCATCGCCCAGCGCGAGACGGGGGCCTGCGTCAACGTCCACCCCGGTCGGCAGGAGGACCACCCGATGGAGGTGGTCGAGTTCTTCCGCGAGCACGACGGCGACCTCACCCGGCTCATCATCTCCCACATCGACCGCACCATCCACGACGACGACCGCCTGAAGCAGCTGGCCGACACCGGTCTCATCCTGGAGTGGGACCTCTTCGGCCAGGAGAACGCCTACTACGCGCCCAACCCCACCGTGCAGCTCCCCAACGACGCCAAGCGCCTGCGCGACATCCGCATGCTGATCGACCGCGGCCATCTCGACCAGATCGTCATCTCGCACGACATCTGCTTTGCGACGCGCCTGCAGTCCTACGGCGGCCACGGCTACGGGCACATCTACCGCAACGTCATCCCCATGATGCGCGAGATGGGCTGGACCGAGGCGGAGATCGACGCCGTCATGGTCGGTAACCCGCGCCGCCTCCTGACGATCCAGTGA
- a CDS encoding aspartate aminotransferase family protein codes for MDATLSNASIDTALSDAIDRFAAKNPKSLAQHETASAVLPGGNTRTVLFHEPFPMTLVGGEGCYVTSLDGVRYLDGLGEYTAGLFGHSDPVIRAAIDTALDGGLTLGGHTRMEAELAAVLCERFPALERVRFTNSGTESNLLAIGLARTLTGRSKVMVANGGYHGSMLMFAGENPLNAPFPYVMMTYNDAASAEAAAAEAEGDLAAIVVEPMMGSGGCIPATREFLMSLRDLADRTGALLVFDEVMTSRLTVGGLQKTLGITPDLMTLGKYIGGGLTFGAFGGRADLMRRFDPNQPDMLAHAGTFNNNVLTMSAGVAAMTKVYTPDVVEAHNARGDALRERLNAIAADAGACLQFSGIGSMMTAHTTREPIVSTAAAATSDQRLKALFFFDMVDAGVWMARRGMINLSLPMGKAEEDQLAAAVESFVQTRRSLLA; via the coding sequence ATGGACGCGACCCTTTCCAACGCGTCGATCGACACCGCCCTCAGCGACGCGATCGACCGCTTCGCGGCCAAAAATCCCAAAAGCCTCGCCCAGCATGAGACCGCGTCCGCGGTCCTGCCCGGCGGCAACACCCGCACCGTGCTCTTCCACGAGCCGTTCCCGATGACGCTGGTCGGGGGCGAGGGGTGCTACGTCACCTCGCTCGACGGCGTGCGCTATCTCGACGGCCTGGGCGAGTACACCGCCGGCCTCTTCGGCCACTCCGACCCGGTGATCCGCGCCGCGATCGACACCGCGCTCGACGGCGGTCTCACGCTCGGCGGTCACACCCGCATGGAGGCCGAGCTGGCGGCCGTGCTGTGCGAGCGCTTCCCGGCGCTGGAGCGGGTGCGCTTCACCAACTCGGGCACGGAATCGAACCTCCTCGCGATCGGCCTCGCCCGCACGCTGACGGGGCGCTCCAAGGTGATGGTGGCGAACGGCGGCTATCACGGCAGCATGCTGATGTTCGCCGGCGAGAACCCGCTGAACGCCCCCTTCCCTTACGTGATGATGACCTACAACGACGCGGCCTCGGCGGAAGCGGCGGCGGCCGAGGCGGAGGGCGACCTCGCCGCCATCGTCGTCGAGCCGATGATGGGCTCGGGCGGCTGCATCCCCGCCACTCGCGAGTTCCTGATGTCCCTGCGCGACCTCGCCGACCGCACCGGCGCGCTTCTCGTCTTCGACGAGGTGATGACCTCGCGCCTCACCGTCGGCGGCCTGCAGAAGACCCTCGGCATCACGCCCGACCTCATGACGCTCGGCAAATATATCGGCGGCGGGCTCACCTTCGGCGCGTTCGGCGGCCGGGCGGACCTGATGCGCCGTTTCGATCCCAACCAGCCCGACATGCTCGCCCACGCCGGCACCTTCAACAACAACGTGCTGACGATGTCCGCCGGTGTCGCCGCGATGACGAAGGTCTACACCCCCGACGTCGTCGAGGCGCACAACGCCCGCGGCGACGCCCTGCGCGAACGGCTCAACGCCATCGCCGCCGACGCCGGCGCCTGCCTCCAGTTCTCCGGCATCGGCTCGATGATGACCGCGCACACCACGCGCGAGCCGATCGTGTCGACCGCCGCCGCCGCGACCAGCGACCAGCGGCTCAAGGCGCTCTTCTTCTTCGACATGGTCGACGCCGGCGTGTGGATGGCGCGGCGGGGCATGATCAACCTCTCGCTCCCCATGGGGAAGGCGGAGGAGGACCAGCTCGCCGCCGCGGTCGAGTCCTTCGTCCAGACGCGCCGCAGCCTCCTCGCCTGA